A region of Anopheles merus strain MAF chromosome 2R, AmerM5.1, whole genome shotgun sequence DNA encodes the following proteins:
- the LOC121590356 gene encoding uncharacterized protein LOC121590356 yields the protein MVKIRSVVFAVCLTVAVSLFCPTTARPQFSFLGGIGVQTPVGGVHLGVPTGLTVNVGRQPVAPKSPAIVTPLPEAPQPIAESSGAPEEDLGTRLEGASESAPDVTEAPIHMEVIEVSPSGEIPCQKVELPSDPSNETIADNEEGNTTELPCLGIGAGNRISPKQAALLSLVG from the exons ATGGTGAAGATACGATCGGTGGTGTTTGCTGTGTGTCTAACGGTGGCAGTGAGCCTCTTCTGTCCAACTACAGCACG ACCACAGTTTTCCTTTCTCGGAGGCATCGGAGTACAAACCCCGGTCGGTGGAGTGCATTTGGGTGTACCGACGGGGCTAACCGTTAATGTGGGCCGGCAACCTGTGGCCCCGAAAAGTCCAGCAATTGTAACGCCCTTGCCAGAAGCTCCACAACCAATCGCGGAGAGCAGTGGTGCTCCTGAGGAAGATTTAGGCACGCGGCTTGAAGGAGCTTCCGAGAGTGCACCAGACGTAACGGAGGCACCAATTCACATGGAAGTGATCGAGGTTTCCCCGTCGGGCGAAATTCCCTGTCAAAAAGTGGAACTACCAAGTGACCCATCAAACGAAACAATCGCTGACAATGAGGAAGGCAACACGACGGAGCTGCCGTGTCTAGGGATTGGTGCAGGCAACCGGATTAGTCCGAAACAGGCTGCATTACTGTCACTAGTTGGTTAG